The genomic segment ATGGCTTCTCGTACTGGAGATTCGCGCCGAAGCTCAACGTTTAGGACACTTTGCCTTCCCCGATGACGTCTCATgccattcttctctttcaaacCATGAAGGCAGGCTGCCTACAGGGACCATGCCCTTAACTTCCTACAGTTACCGCCAGCCGCTTCTTTCCGAGCAAATTGGCAACCTTCGGCAAAGTCCGTCATCACCGGCAGGCCTTCTTGCTTCTCCTATCGCGCCCAATACGCCCCCTAGATCTAATGCGCAAAGACCTATGACGCATTATCTCCCTCAGCGTGAACCTGCCAAGGAGCTTCTTACTCCCGGAGGTTACAATTCAAGCAGTGTAAAAAAGAGGGGCCACTCGAAGAATACAAGTTCGCCGGGTGCGCTCGAGCCGTTGGCTATCAATACCAACGTTTGTAGGACCGATGACAATGAGAGAGGGATTAACGATGATAATCTCTGGACTCCGGATCGATCTCAAGGTCTCCGGCCATTCTCGTTCGCTGTGAGAGCAGGTGCAGCTGCGGCAAGGGAGGGAAGTGAGGGGCATGGCAGCATGGGTAGTGCACCGGGGCAGAGGAAAAGTTTATGGGGCCGATGGGGTGGAAGTGTTACGAGTTTCTTTGGTGGGAGTCAGGGTGGAAGCGGcagcatgattgacatGCAGTAAGTTATTTTCATTCCTCTTTTTATTCTTTCATAAAGGGGAAGCTGATGTATGTTCGCAGCGTTGGTCTTGATAGCGAGCGACGTAACAGGACTACATCCCAAGTTTATCCTCGAGCGGTTTCCCTTGCTTCACCAACCAgaccttccttcttcagccGAGAATCCCTAGGGTCATCTGTTTTAGACCACGAGCCTCGTATATCTCGGGTTATTAGCCAATCACGCTTGTCACAAGTCCATACCGGCGGCGAGAGCGATATGGAGGACGGTGGGAGGGcggggaagaagaagggtatTAAGGGATTCTTCCAAAAGATGAAGCCTAAAGGAGCAAGGAAAAACTCCAAGGCGGAGTCCCCTAATTTGCCAAATTCTCGCCAATCATTAAATATCCAAGGGTACAATCCTCAACCCTCCGCATTCGGCCCACCCTCTACGCCCGAGACGCCTCTGGCACCCCCACCCCCAATCTCTGTCCTTGTCcgaggtggtggtgatcGCGGACACGCTCGAACTGCCAGTGGCTCGTCCAGCTCAATGTTTACTGATGGTCAGGAATCAGTTAATAATCGACTTTCCGCCTCTAATCTCTACGCCTCTCGATCAGTCTCTGCTCCCTTGGGCAACACTTCCACTTCCGATGTGAGCATGGGCCAGTCCGCAAGTCCCGGGAGCTCAAAGTTTGCCACTACTACAAGCGCTGCGAAACGGGAAACTTATGCGTCTGGTGGAAACCGTAGGAGCGCCACTATTGGGGAAATGGGAGAAGATAGGCGTAGCGTTGTCGAGGTCCTTTCTAATGCTAATGGTGCGAATGGTGATAGCTTGTTTTGCGACGAGCCTGTGCCTGTGCGTCCCGGTGCAGCCCGACCTCATAACAAGACTAGCACGTCTCTCACGGCCTCTAGCCAGACTATGCTTGAGACTCCGCCGCCCGTCAATTATAATAATGCCAACGCATTCTTTAACCACCAGCAACATATTAGATCTAGTAGTATTGACACTGGCGGctctctttctcccaaCAGGTACAAGAACCTTCCCCCGCTACCACCTCCGGGATCAAACGACAACTTGCCCATCGTCCAGCCCAAAGAGTCAACTGCTTCCCCAGACTCATTCACGGCTGTTTTCTCTGACATAGACTTGTCTCAAAACAAGGCTTCGTTCTATAGTTATCCCCAGCCCCAACCTGTAGCTCAACCAAGCTACCGGCAGTACCCCCAACGTTTCCATCAACAGCAGCAGTTTCAACCCACTGGGTCTTATGCCCCGGGCTACGGCTATGGTGGTCGGGCATCCCTTGATCAGAGAGGGTCGGGACCGAAGGTGGAGAAGCAGAGGGCAGTCCAAACAATGTATGGCCACCCGATGATGGGTATGGGTGGTATGAACAGTATAGGTGATATGACAGGGGTtggagaggtggagaagaagaagaaagggtTGAAGGGCTTTTTCGGAGTGAGCAAGGCCGGGAGGATGGCTTAAGCGAAAGAGGATGTAGAAGATCGGTGATAATGGACATTGGAGTTATGCTTTCTTAGAATGATACGTTTGACTAGCATGTGTACCGAGCACGATTGATTTTAGTTTACATCTtcactttttttcttcaCGTAAGTAATAATGTGTTACATCAGCATTAGTATGATATCAAGATAATCATGAGTCAACATTACGCGTCATAGTCCGCTTCCTTGGAGGTGGGCATGTAAATTTTCAAGAACACACAGCAGAGTCCATAAGAGTAGACTGGGAACTTGCCAAATGGTTTGAAATGCATAACTGAGTACAATTGGTCTTTGCACTCTACTTTTATCATTTTATATAACTCCATCTTAGAGAGTGATAAATAATGCATAACTCGCCTTGCTTCTGCTATTAAAACCCAGCCGAAATAATCTTTTAGGGCATTATTATCATAAGAGCACTCACTCATCTTTGATTTCGGAGCACGTCAGAAATACTTGATTTACATACAAATAAGAGAACTCGGCGTAGGTCAAATCCGGCTTCAAGCACTGCAGTATACATACGTACTTGAATTTTCTAACTCAGCTAAGTTAATATTCACTTAAATAAAGAAATGTAACATCGGCAAAAGCCGCTccagaaaagaaaggaggaTTTTCTTTGTCGGGTCTGCACTGAGACCCCCCGATGAGCTAGACTTGTTGGTTTCCCTTCTTGACCTTTCACTCTTTCCCAAGCAAAAAATATCACTATGGCTGTCTCTCAATCTCACCCCAACATCGTCGGTACGTCATCTGTGAAATGCCTCTCACAAGGTCATcggaagagatgaaatTGATATGAAATATTGCAGACGGCTGGTTCAGGGAGATCAACACCCAATGGCCTGGTGAGTCGACGTTGGTCCTTTCATGAAGCGTTCTTGCTGAGAATCAACGATAGGTCAGGCTATGACACTCAAGTGAGCTTCAATGGCATGGAGGGAATTGCGGGTGTACTAATGCGTCTGACAGGGTCAAGCAAGTCTTGCACAAGGAGAAGTCCCTCTTTCAGGTGAGTCACATGCTGTATTGCGAGGAGAAAATGTTGAGATTTGCCTGCCAGGATGTTCTTGTCTTCGAGTCCGAGACCTACGGTAATGTTCTCGTGCTCGACGGTGTCATTCAGGCCACCGAGCGTGATGAGTTCTCGTGAGTGACGTTTCTATCTTAATGCAGAGATAAGAAATGTTGACGTTGAACAGTTACCAGGAGATGATCACTCATCTCCCTATGGCTTCACACCCGAACCCCGAGAACGTCCTTGTTATCGGTGGTGGTGACGGTGGTGTCATCCGAGAGGTTCTCAAGCACAAGTCCGTCAAGAAGGTCACTCTCTGTGACATTGACGAGGTGGGTATTGCCTGCACTCATCGTTGCATGTCGTCTAACTCACGTTCGGCAGGCTGTCATCCGAGTCTCTAAGCAATGGCTCCCTCTCATGTCTAACTGCTACAAAGACCCCCGAGTTGAAGTTCACATTGGTGACGGTTTTAAGTTCCTTCCCGAGCACAAGAACGAGTACGACGTCATCATCACCGACTCCTCTGACCCTGTCGGTCCCGCCGAGGCTCTCTTCCAGCCTCCTTACTTCCAGCTCCTCAAGGAAGCTCTTAAGGAAGGTGGTTCCGTCTCTACCCAGGCTGAGTGCTTGTGGGTCCACCTCCCACTCATTAAGACACTCAAGGAGACTTGCTCCAACCTCTTCCCTGTCGTCAAGTACGGTTTCACCACCATCCCCACCTACCCCGCGGGTCAGATCGGTATCATGGTGTGCACCAAGGACTCTACCCGAGACCTCACCGTTCCCCTCCGTGCTGTTCCCGACACCAGGTACTACAACTCTGAGGTCCACCGAGCTGCCTTTACCATCCCCGAGTTCGGTCGTGCCATGCTTGAGGACGGCGTCAACGTCTTGCCTAAGTTCAGCGGTGCTCGACCCACCCCTACATctaccaagaagaaggtgcTTCTCCTTGGTTCCGGTCTTGTTGCTGGCCCTGCCGCCGATTACATCGCCCGACACAACCACGAGCTCACCATCGCTTGCCGAACTCTCGCTACTGCAGAGAACCTCGCTTCCCGCTTCCCCAACGCCACCCCCATATCTGTTGACGTCTGCTCTACTGACGCTCTCCGACAGGCTATCAGGGGTCACGACGTTGTTGTCAGCTTGATCCCTTACACCCACCACGCCCAGGTCATGGAGGCTGCGCTTGAAGAGAAAGCCCACGTCGTCACTACCTCTTACATTAACCCCCAGATGCGCGCCCTCGAGCAGAAGTTCAAGGATGCTGGTTTGATCTGCTTCAATGAGATCGGTGTCGACCCGGGAGTTGACCACTTGTGGGCCATCAAGGTCTTTGACGAGGTCAAGAAGGCTGGTGGTAAGATCAAGAGCTTCTAcagcttctgtggtggTCTCGTTGAGCCTGCTGTGCGTATATTTTTCACGACGGTTGCTGCATCCATTAACAATGACATAGGCCGCCGACAACGCCCTCGGTTACAAGTTCTCTTGGTCCCCTGTCGGTGTCCTCATGGCCCTCAACAACGACGGCAAGTACCTCAAGGACGGCAAGGTCGTTGAGGTTGCCGGCAAGGACCTCATGAGTACCGCCAAGCCTTACTACTTCACCCCCGCTTACAACCTCGTTGCCTACCCCAACCGAGACTCGACCGTCTTCAGAGAGTTCTACGGTTTGGAAGGTGTCCAGAACCTTTGCCGAGGTACCATGAGGTATGCTGGCTTCTGCGAAGTCATCACCGCCTGGAAGGAAATTGGTTTGATGTCCGACGCTCAAGTCGACTACCTCGCTCAGGGTGCTGCTCCTATCACCTGGATCAAGGCCGTCTCTCAGTTGCTCGGCGTTGAGGCCAAGGAGGCGTAAGTTTATCGATATTGCATCGGGAAGCAAACTGACCAATAAATAGTGCCGTCATTGCAAAGCTCAAGACTCTCAAGTCTTTCGAGACCGAATCCAGGGTCCTCATCTCCAAGTTCCGAGACCTTGGTCTTTTCTCCGAAGAGCAGGTCGCTCAGCGAGGCTCCATTATGCGAGCTCTGTCCGCTCTTCTCGAGGAGAAATGTGCCTTCAAGGAGGGCGAGGTCGACCTTGTCTTGTTGCAACACACTTTCGAGATTATCAATGCCGACGGTTCCGAGGTGAGTTTAATTGTCCGAATTAGATCATCAAAGGGAAGAAATATTGATGGGAATATGCTAGCGAACCatcacttcctccctcGAGGCTTACGGTGACAGGAACGGTGGGCCCTCTGCCATGGCCAAGCTCGTCGGTGTGCGTATCACTTCCTAGTCACTTGATTTACCCCGAGTGTGTGTTTTTGTGGGGTTATGCTTACAGGAAACTATGTTTCATTAGGTTCCCTGTGGTATGGCTGTGCAGTTCATTCTTGAGGGCGTCCTCACCAAGCCCGGAGTCTTCGCTCCTTACGATGAGGAGACCTGCAAGTTGTTCCGAGAGCGActcgagaaggaggagggtaTCACCATGGTTGAGAAGCTCGTTTAAATGATTATTTATAGAGGCATGATATTGGGTGATTATGATTGATCATGATGTTTGTTCTTGATACCAACATGGCAAGCCTTTTAGCGATCCGCATGGCACAAAATTGCATGTTACATGAAATTGAATAATTCAAGCCAAGAAGGCTGTGCCCTCTGTTGTCCATGTGTCACCGGTTTTTTATCGATGGGTTACCGCTGAGTGTCGGGGATACAGTAGCAGTTGCAGATCCTCAAAAGCAGACAGATCATCTGTggtcgtcttcttctcgtctCCAACGTTTGATCATATAAATAAGCCATCAATTTGAACGTCTCATCCATATTGATAACTTCCAATACGAGAATAATTTTTGTGACGGCTTCGTTCGCTGTCATTCGTCAGACTGAAGGAGAACTTATTGAGGTAGTCAAGAAAGAGGCATAAGTAGGATAAGAGCGAGGAGATACAGCGAGTATATTGGTACTACAGATACGTAAGGAGGTTACTGTTTCTCCACCCTGCTCTTTATTACtatccatctctttcacAACCCTGCCAATGCTAATAAATCCTGACCCTACATCAATTCCCAATCGCGCTCTGCACAAAGTCAACATTTCTCGTCGTTATTTCACCGAGCGAGTCGAAAATATTACTTGCACCCACGGGACGCGTTTGTTTAGTGTAGGTGTTTACATGGTGATGACGTTGCCGGCTAGCGGAATTTCCCAGTTACGGCTGTGCCTGAGAAGCTATCTTTTGAAACCCTGTCTCCTGCTATTGCTTCACTGCCACTTTCCAATTCCCGCCGTCCAGTCGCCCATTCTCAGTCCCAATCGCTTTGAAACCTGCCACCAACACTGTAATTCACATCCCTATCATCCtcgcttcttccttctttctccatccATCAACATCAAACCAGCATCTTCTAACAACAGAAGGCAGACTGGGCGCCCAACGTCAGCCCAGTCACCTATCGGCATGTCCCCGTACGAACCCACCACCCCTCCAACACCTAGTCCTGCACACAGGCAGTtcatttctcttcctcttcacaCTGCCAGTCAACGATACCCATTCCCTCGTCAAATAACCTCTACACGGCCATCTTCGGCCTCATACTCACAGTACCGCGATCCAGATACCAACGCGTCTCTGTCATTCGATATTGATGTCGCTATCGAGACTCAGAGCTGCATGAGTGAAGACGGCTTAAATCCCCGCAGTGACATTGAAAGCGTTGTCGATGCAGATTTTGACAACCAACTGACGGACAATGAAGACGACGAAGTGGACATTGATACTGCTCTACAAGAAAGCGTGTCGTTACCTCAGACGCCAGCATTATTTGCTGGGAAGAAACGAGCCAGGAGCTGGGAGCAAACCCCAAATAGTGATGGAGACGATGAggcagaggcagagggGATCTTAGGGTGGTCTGTtaagaagggaaagagtaGAGCTATGGTTAGGAAACCTTACAAATTTGCCAAAAGAGTGAGTTTACTTCATGTTCTTGCACAGCGCTACCTAGTATCCTATTGGATCTTTCACAATTCTCGTCATCCTTGACCCGTCCATGTTCATGTGCAGTTATGAATTGATCATCCATGCGTTGTGCTTCCGTAATCACATATATTTCCGGGAGAATGCGTTGTTGGGAGCTTTGATTATCGACTGACCATTTGGAATTATAGCTTTCGATGTCTGACAATGAGAAGACGTTACCTGCACAAATGGGACGCGTCGTTTCCATGGGTGGCATTACCAAAGGCATCAGCGATTTGGCAAGTTCATGCTAACTTTATTAACCACATGTAACTAATTTGTATCTATAGCGCACCTCAAGCACCATCATTTCTATGAACGTTGACATTGCACATGCGCATTCTGCGCAAGGCTTGGCACATATATCCGAGACCATATCTCGCCCCGCCGGCTGTAGAATCACTTCTAGGCGTCTCAAAGACCGCCATAACTGCTCCAACAAACGAGGGAAGCGCAAGCGAGGGGCTCGGCATTTTCAACAACTCACTGCAGGCGATGATCCCTTTATCACTCTTCCTGTTTTGCAGGACTGGAAAGGTCTACAGCGATTTGAGGCTGAGGTTTCTGAGATGGATGTCAGCGAGGCCGAAACGGATGGCCGGTATGATAGCGATGCTACAATGAAGTCCGCCTCGGATATTGAAAGGTCGACAATCGACGTCGCTGTTCCTCGCGCTGTCGTCAAGCCAGATGTTCGCCCACGATACGAGCCAGAGCAGCCTCTCAGCAACAAGCAGATTGCATCTCTCGATCGTAAATTCACCAGATCTAGTCGAGGTATCCAGCGCCTTTCTCGTCATCGCGATTTCCCTATTCGTGCTGCTGGTCAGTATGGCACCTCCCAGCTTCGTCGTACATCCCCCACGTCCCTTCTTCCCGCCCGACGCATCATGACTCGCCATGGGTCCCTTCGCGTACCTCTTCGAAGTTCCTTCAGAGATTACCTCGATAATATCCGGCCTGGTGCCGATCGACGCGTTCCTGGAAGGTGCGAGTTTACCCCTGTCATGTCAGGGGAGCTCTTCatcgctcttcttcgtGCTAAGGCGGTTGCGCGCAAAGCTCGCCGTGACGCAGTAAAAGCTTACAATGAAAGGACTAAAGATGGCGCCTGGCGCGCCTGGGTCGGCAATTATGCTCTGAGAGAGTTCATTCCTCCTGTGAGACAGTGGTGGCTTGAAGACTTGGctcctcaagaagaagaggcagcAGTCGAGAACCTGCTTCCCGCCGAAGAGATTACGGAGGAGCCTATGTCTTCTTTGGTTGGCTGTACATACGAATCGCAGTCTTCTACTCGCAAGCGCGCACGTAGTCAGACACCGGCGTCCGAGTCTATGCCCATGGAAGTACCTGCTCCAGATCGTCAAGTACGTCGACGTGTTATTGTCGAGCCATACAACGCATCTAGCCTCCGCCGTCAACGCGCACATGAGACAGCTCATCGAGTTCGCGAAGCGACTCAGCAGAGTCTCCTGGAGATGGCCAATCTTGAAGCTGAGATGATTGCCCgtgagagagaggaagaagagagattaCGAGAAGAGGCTAGGTTGACGGAATTCAGAAGGGCTCAGGAGGAGGCGGATGCAAGGGTTGCAAGAGAATTAGAGTTAGAGGAAGCCGCCATCAATAACGGCcttgaggttgagagcGAGGACGATGAGCTCGAGGAGTCTCGTCGAGGGCCAAGTCCTGTCGTCACCGAAGCTTCCATCCGCTCTGATCCCCCACAGTATGagcctccttctcaatTCTCAGGAGAACACTCTGTCGTGATATCTTCAATTCGACACACCACCCATCGCCCTCGAGCTCGTACACCCGCTCGCGAACCCGAACAGCTTCCGATATACACCCTCGATCGCTGGTCCGCGAGGTCCccgcctcctccacctccataCAATGCTCAGACAGATAGGCAGACCATTATCGCACCAAGGATTGTCTCCGAGGAGGAAACACCTCGAGACGATGAAGTCTACCATTTCGGTGGTATCGTTCGAAGACGATCTTCCGCTCGACGAGAACCAAGTCCAGGACCTACTCATCAGATTGCCGGTGCCTATCCCGGGCCCGCCCAGCAGGTCAGGATCATCGCTCCCATTCCCGTGAGACCTCTTGTCGATGCTGCACGAGCATTTGAGGCTGCGGTtgatttggaagaaggagaggatgtCGAGCGGGAAATTtgggagggggaggagagagaagaggatgtgCCACAGCTCTTCGGGGCTTTGCAGAGGGTTCTGAGGTTTGTTTGGCGTTGAAGGCAATAAATGAACAATAAATATTACGCCGAGGCTGGTCCTTGAACTAAAGAAGATACCCTTgattctttcttttccgaCGTGCAATACATGCGATCTTATAACGACAGGCAATAAGAACATCTACTTTTATTCGACCAACCTCAAAAAGGGCGGATATCCTATCTCATAGTTTTTTCATGAATTTTGGTTGCATATTCCTTTTGAGTTTTTCGTACTCTTTAAGCCCATGGAATGGCTGAACTTCTGTTGTTTAGCCTTCAAAATCCAAAAACATTTTAGACTCTCAGATGATAATCATGGCTAGACAAGGTCGTGGTATGATCATTTGTACATCTGTAAATACGTACCGTCTGCTTGTCCCACCGTTCGCTAGTCGTGCGTCGCTACGCCCGTCAGTCATTTACCGTATCCTTCACGTATGATCAGCAATAATTTTGGCGACACTGATGTGAAAATCGAAGCTCCGGACTGGAATCCATCGATCAAGAAACCCTCCCGGTCCACTTACTCCCTTCGCCTCCACTTTTGGAagacctccacctccttATGAAGGGGCGGCCCCCGACAGGTACATAATTAAATTAAGTAATTGGAAAAAATAATAACTGTTTGTGGGGCTTCTTGGCGGAtagaggtggaggtggaggtggaggctAACCCATTGTTTTTTTCGTTTTCCACATAGACGGAGATGAGCAtgatgagaagagagaCCAGTA from the Cryptococcus decagattii chromosome 4, complete sequence genome contains:
- a CDS encoding spermidine synthase, with the translated sequence MAVSQSHPNIVDGWFREINTQWPGQAMTLKVKQVLHKEKSLFQDVLVFESETYGNVLVLDGVIQATERDEFSYQEMITHLPMASHPNPENVLVIGGGDGGVIREVLKHKSVKKVTLCDIDEAVIRVSKQWLPLMSNCYKDPRVEVHIGDGFKFLPEHKNEYDVIITDSSDPVGPAEALFQPPYFQLLKEALKEGGSVSTQAECLWVHLPLIKTLKETCSNLFPVVKYGFTTIPTYPAGQIGIMVCTKDSTRDLTVPLRAVPDTRYYNSEVHRAAFTIPEFGRAMLEDGVNVLPKFSGARPTPTSTKKKVLLLGSGLVAGPAADYIARHNHELTIACRTLATAENLASRFPNATPISVDVCSTDALRQAIRGHDVVVSLIPYTHHAQVMEAALEEKAHVVTTSYINPQMRALEQKFKDAGLICFNEIGVDPGVDHLWAIKVFDEVKKAGGKIKSFYSFCGGLVEPAAADNALGYKFSWSPVGVLMALNNDGKYLKDGKVVEVAGKDLMSTAKPYYFTPAYNLVAYPNRDSTVFREFYGLEGVQNLCRGTMRYAGFCEVITAWKEIGLMSDAQVDYLAQGAAPITWIKAVSQLLGVEAKEAAVIAKLKTLKSFETESRVLISKFRDLGLFSEEQVAQRGSIMRALSALLEEKCAFKEGEVDLVLLQHTFEIINADGSERTITSSLEAYGDRNGGPSAMAKLVGVPCGMAVQFILEGVLTKPGVFAPYDEETCKLFRERLEKEEGITMVEKLV